One Egicoccus halophilus genomic region harbors:
- a CDS encoding chemotaxis protein CheB — protein MSAVRRLLVVGGSWGGITASQSVLRALELPADAATALVLHRQPIRSALAEVLGRGIGCPVEEAEDKMPLAPGRVYVAPPDYHLLVESGWLSLSTEEPVKYSRPAIDVLLESAADAFGPRLVAVILTGASTDGTDGARAVRRRGGTVIVQDPRTAEQPVMPQSVVTAGLADVVAPLRDLPAVIARAVDRAGASA, from the coding sequence GTGAGCGCGGTCCGGCGGCTGCTGGTGGTCGGCGGCTCGTGGGGCGGGATCACCGCGAGCCAGAGCGTGCTGCGCGCGCTCGAGCTGCCCGCCGACGCGGCCACGGCACTCGTGTTGCACCGGCAGCCGATCCGCAGTGCCCTGGCCGAGGTCCTCGGCCGGGGGATCGGCTGTCCGGTCGAGGAGGCCGAGGACAAGATGCCGCTGGCGCCGGGTAGGGTCTACGTCGCGCCGCCCGACTACCACCTGCTCGTCGAGTCCGGTTGGCTGTCGCTGTCCACCGAGGAACCGGTGAAGTACAGCCGGCCGGCGATCGACGTGCTGCTGGAGTCCGCGGCCGATGCGTTCGGACCCCGGCTCGTCGCGGTGATCCTCACCGGCGCGAGTACGGACGGGACGGACGGTGCCAGGGCGGTGCGTCGTCGCGGAGGGACGGTGATCGTGCAGGACCCCAGAACGGCAGAGCAGCCGGTCATGCCCCAGTCGGTCGTCACGGCGGGGTTGGCCGACGTGGTCGCGCCCCTGCGCGACCTGCCGGCGGTGATCGCCCGGGCCGTCGACCGGGCAGGAGCGTCCGCGTGA
- a CDS encoding CheR family methyltransferase, which translates to MSGPAGPVDPADGAGPPPVATADVEDVELDVLLEAIQRVYGYDFRNYARASLRRRLWRRVTAEGRSSLSGLLEEVLHDPGAMERLRVDLSVTVTSMFRDPPFFLALREQVVPLLATYPFVRIWVAGCASGEEVYSLAILLREEGLGDRVRIYATDVSDEILERARAGRVPLDKMRTYSSNYLAGGGRDGLSRYYEVEGRWARMDPSLRDGVVFARHNLATDGTFNEFHLILCRNVLIYFDRILQQRVHQLFDDSLVPLGLLALGARESLVGSHLQATYETVDAEVRIYRRSGT; encoded by the coding sequence ATGAGCGGACCCGCCGGTCCCGTCGATCCCGCCGACGGCGCCGGTCCGCCGCCGGTGGCGACGGCCGACGTCGAGGACGTCGAGCTCGACGTGCTGCTCGAGGCCATCCAGCGCGTGTACGGCTACGACTTCCGCAACTACGCCCGCGCCTCGTTGCGTCGGCGGTTGTGGCGGCGGGTGACGGCCGAGGGCCGCTCGAGCCTGTCGGGCCTGCTCGAGGAAGTGCTCCACGACCCGGGCGCGATGGAACGACTGCGCGTCGACCTCTCGGTGACCGTGACCAGCATGTTCCGTGACCCGCCGTTCTTCCTCGCCCTGCGTGAGCAGGTGGTGCCGCTCCTGGCGACCTACCCGTTCGTGCGCATCTGGGTGGCGGGATGCGCCTCGGGGGAGGAGGTCTACTCCCTGGCGATCCTGCTGCGCGAGGAGGGCCTCGGCGACCGGGTGCGCATCTACGCCACCGACGTCAGCGACGAGATCCTCGAGCGGGCCCGTGCGGGCCGGGTACCGCTCGACAAGATGCGGACCTATTCGTCCAACTATCTCGCCGGCGGCGGACGCGACGGCCTGTCTCGGTACTACGAGGTCGAGGGACGCTGGGCGCGAATGGACCCGTCCCTGCGCGACGGTGTGGTGTTCGCCCGCCACAACCTCGCCACCGACGGGACGTTCAACGAGTTCCACCTGATCCTGTGTCGCAACGTGCTGATCTACTTCGACCGGATCCTCCAGCAGCGGGTCCACCAGCTGTTCGACGACAGCCTGGTGCCGCTGGGGTTGCTCGCCCTGGGGGCGCGCGAGTCCCTCGTGGGCTCACACCTGCAGGCCACCTACGAGACCGTCGATGCCGAGGTCCGTATCTACCGGCGGTCCGGAACGTGA
- a CDS encoding HAMP domain-containing protein translates to MAERAETEAARQAPSADPGLTVAEQEQLLAALEAALDGDFRTRLRIRRSGLAGDLGKAFNDLMRRNVAVTDELDRVRRRVGRDGRMQERASIGRVQGGWAEQIDALNHLVDHLVTPVAEVSRVLSAVADGDLSQRLSLENGDHRLKGEFLRIGRNVNAMVDQLSAFADEVTRVAREVGTEGKLGGQARVRGASGTWADLTDSVNSMARNLTDQVRNIAEVTTAVAQGDLSRKITVDARGEILELKTTVNTMVDQLSAFADEVTRVAGEVGTEGKLGGQARVKGVSGTWKDLTDNVNGMARNLTDQVRNIATVATAVAHGDLSQRITVDAQGEILELKTTLNTMVDQLSAFGDEVTRVAREVGTEGKLGGQARVTGVSGTWKDLTAHVNGMARNLTDQVRNIADVTTAVAHGDLTRRITVDARGEILELKDTINRMVGQLSAFADEVTRVAREVGTEGKLGGQARVVGVSGTWEDLTDSVNSMARNLTDQVRDIAGVTTAVAQGDLSRKITVDARGEILELKTTVNTMVDQLSAFADEVTRVAGEVGTEGKLGGQARVKGVSGTWKDLTDNVNGMARNLTDQVRNIATVATAVAHGDLSQRITVDAQGEILELKTTLNTMVDQLSAFGDEVTRVAREVGTEGKLGGQANVTGVSGTWKDLTDNVNQLAANLTTQVRAIADVSTAVTRGDLSQRIDVEARGEVAELKDTINQMIGNLFETTEENNAQDWLKTNVARISTMLQGQRDVGTVATKVMSHVTPLIDAHSGAFFCPQRDEDLPTEEVELCLTASYAYTQRRQVSNRFRLGEGLVGQAALERIPILVTEAPADYVVQSGLGQALPVNVLVLPILFEDELLGVLEFASLRPFSDSSRQLLDQLAETLGIVLNTIEATMRTEELLEQSQGLTQELQAQSEELQAQQEELQQTNEELEEKAELLETQKRAIELTNAEIERARTEVERRAEQLALSSRYKSEFLANMSHELRTPLNSMLILSRLLADDGEGVGDEQREFAETIHRSGNDLLELINDILDLSKIEAGRMDVDPERVPVADIVGPLEQSMAQVAADKGLTLEVDLGAAPDELYTDVRRLQQILKNLVSNAIKFTDEGGVRVEVTSELDHDPVPAGLGGGDFVAFRVADTGIGIDDEQRLVVFEAFQQGDGSRSRRHGGTGLGLSISRELASLLGGVITLESTPGVGSTFSLYVPVTYTPAQRTESPASELSESAQRLTPIAVDDPQPSAPSSPPERVAARVPERASVSERKTTGGAVIDDRDELRPGDPCLLAMLHDEADAERVVRLAHRGGHRVVVALDRTAGFALATGFRPSGILLDGGSASESLATLTYLKRRRETRHVPVCVVGATSVQRPVLAAGAAFTTGAEPDDATLELAVARVMSLGLDAARRVLVVEDDPTARLAVAELLRRAEAIEVVEAEDADSARTALDAGDVDLVVLDLGLGEGTGLSLLEELRRSEELAGLPVVIHTGKELTRDEESELRRLAETIVVKTVGSPARLLDETLLHLHRAPSGLPVDQQQQLEDLYAADEALRDKRVLVVDDDERNVFALRRALESQGMVVDAAEHGRQALERAAGAARPYDLVLMDIMMPEMDGHEATRRLRTDERYAEVPIITLTAKAMREDRAESLAAGASDFITKPVDMDQLLSLLRVWLYR, encoded by the coding sequence GTGGCGGAACGAGCCGAAACCGAGGCGGCGCGGCAGGCGCCGTCGGCGGACCCGGGGCTGACGGTCGCCGAGCAGGAACAGTTGCTGGCGGCGCTCGAGGCCGCGCTCGACGGCGACTTCCGCACCCGGCTACGGATCCGGCGCTCGGGCCTGGCGGGGGACCTCGGCAAGGCCTTCAACGACCTGATGCGGCGCAACGTCGCGGTGACCGACGAGCTCGACCGCGTCCGCCGACGGGTCGGTCGTGACGGGCGCATGCAGGAGCGGGCGTCGATCGGACGTGTCCAGGGCGGCTGGGCCGAACAGATCGACGCGCTCAACCATCTCGTCGACCACCTCGTGACACCGGTGGCCGAGGTGTCGCGGGTGCTGTCGGCCGTCGCCGACGGTGACCTGTCGCAGCGGCTGTCGCTGGAGAACGGCGATCACCGACTGAAGGGGGAGTTCCTCCGGATCGGCCGCAACGTCAACGCCATGGTCGATCAACTCTCGGCGTTCGCCGACGAGGTGACCCGGGTGGCCCGCGAGGTCGGGACCGAGGGCAAGCTCGGTGGGCAGGCCCGCGTGCGGGGCGCCTCGGGAACCTGGGCAGACCTGACCGACAGCGTCAACTCGATGGCGCGCAACCTGACCGACCAGGTCCGCAACATCGCCGAGGTGACCACGGCGGTGGCGCAGGGGGACCTGTCGCGCAAGATCACGGTGGACGCGCGCGGGGAGATCCTGGAGCTCAAGACCACGGTCAACACGATGGTGGACCAGCTGTCGGCGTTCGCGGACGAGGTGACCCGGGTGGCCGGTGAGGTGGGCACCGAGGGCAAGTTGGGTGGTCAGGCGCGGGTGAAGGGCGTGTCGGGGACGTGGAAGGATCTGACCGACAACGTCAACGGGATGGCGCGCAACCTGACCGATCAGGTGCGCAACATCGCGACGGTGGCGACGGCGGTCGCCCACGGGGATCTCTCGCAGCGGATCACGGTGGATGCGCAGGGGGAGATCCTGGAGCTCAAGACCACGTTGAACACGATGGTGGACCAGCTGTCGGCGTTCGGTGACGAGGTGACCCGGGTGGCCCGGGAGGTGGGGACCGAGGGCAAGCTCGGTGGGCAGGCGCGGGTGACCGGCGTGTCGGGCACCTGGAAGGACCTGACCGCGCACGTCAACGGCATGGCGCGCAACCTCACCGATCAGGTGCGCAACATCGCCGACGTCACGACCGCGGTCGCCCACGGGGACCTCACCCGGCGGATCACGGTCGACGCCCGGGGCGAGATCCTCGAGCTCAAGGACACCATCAACCGCATGGTCGGCCAGTTGTCGGCGTTCGCCGACGAGGTGACCCGGGTGGCCCGCGAGGTCGGGACCGAGGGCAAGCTCGGCGGGCAGGCCCGCGTCGTCGGGGTCTCGGGAACGTGGGAGGACCTGACCGACAGCGTCAACTCGATGGCGCGCAACCTGACCGACCAGGTCCGTGACATCGCCGGCGTGACCACGGCGGTGGCGCAGGGGGACCTGTCGCGCAAGATCACGGTGGACGCGCGCGGGGAGATCCTGGAGCTCAAGACCACGGTCAACACGATGGTGGACCAGCTGTCGGCGTTCGCGGACGAGGTGACCCGGGTGGCCGGTGAGGTGGGCACCGAGGGCAAGTTGGGTGGTCAGGCGCGGGTGAAGGGCGTGTCGGGGACGTGGAAGGATCTGACCGACAACGTCAACGGGATGGCGCGCAACCTGACCGATCAGGTGCGCAACATCGCGACGGTGGCGACGGCGGTCGCCCACGGGGATCTCTCGCAGCGGATCACGGTGGATGCGCAGGGGGAGATCCTGGAGCTCAAGACCACGTTGAACACGATGGTGGACCAGCTGTCGGCGTTCGGTGACGAGGTGACCCGGGTGGCCCGTGAGGTGGGGACCGAGGGCAAGCTCGGTGGGCAGGCCAACGTGACCGGCGTGTCGGGCACCTGGAAGGATCTCACCGACAACGTCAACCAGCTCGCGGCGAACCTGACGACGCAGGTGCGGGCCATCGCGGACGTGTCCACGGCCGTGACCCGCGGAGACCTCAGTCAGCGCATCGATGTCGAGGCCCGCGGTGAGGTGGCCGAACTCAAGGACACCATCAACCAGATGATCGGCAACCTGTTCGAGACCACCGAGGAGAACAACGCCCAGGACTGGTTGAAGACCAACGTCGCCCGGATCTCGACCATGCTGCAGGGACAGCGCGACGTCGGCACGGTGGCCACCAAGGTCATGTCGCACGTCACGCCCCTGATCGACGCCCACAGCGGTGCGTTCTTCTGCCCCCAGCGCGACGAGGACCTGCCCACCGAGGAGGTCGAGCTGTGTCTGACCGCCAGCTACGCCTACACCCAGCGTCGGCAGGTCTCGAACCGGTTCCGGCTCGGTGAGGGGTTGGTGGGACAGGCCGCGCTGGAGCGCATTCCGATCCTGGTGACCGAGGCGCCGGCCGACTACGTGGTGCAGTCCGGGCTCGGGCAGGCCCTGCCGGTCAACGTGCTCGTGCTGCCGATCCTGTTCGAGGACGAGCTGCTCGGCGTGCTCGAGTTCGCCTCCCTGCGCCCGTTCTCCGACAGTTCCCGTCAGCTGCTCGACCAGCTCGCCGAGACGTTGGGCATCGTGCTCAACACCATCGAGGCGACGATGCGCACGGAGGAGCTGCTCGAGCAGTCGCAGGGTCTGACCCAGGAACTGCAGGCGCAGTCCGAGGAGCTGCAGGCGCAACAGGAGGAGCTGCAGCAGACCAACGAGGAGCTCGAGGAGAAGGCGGAGCTGCTCGAGACCCAGAAGCGCGCCATCGAGCTGACCAACGCCGAGATCGAGCGTGCCCGCACCGAGGTGGAACGTCGCGCCGAGCAGTTGGCGTTGTCGTCGCGCTACAAGTCCGAGTTCCTGGCCAACATGTCGCACGAGCTGCGCACGCCGCTCAACTCGATGCTGATCCTCTCGCGACTGCTGGCCGACGACGGCGAGGGCGTGGGTGACGAGCAGCGCGAGTTCGCCGAGACCATCCACCGCTCGGGCAACGACCTGCTCGAGCTCATCAACGACATCCTCGACCTGTCCAAGATCGAGGCGGGGCGGATGGACGTCGATCCGGAACGGGTACCGGTCGCCGACATCGTCGGTCCGCTCGAACAGAGCATGGCCCAGGTCGCGGCGGACAAGGGCCTCACGCTGGAGGTCGACCTCGGTGCGGCGCCCGACGAGCTCTACACCGACGTCCGACGGCTGCAGCAGATCCTGAAGAACCTGGTGTCGAACGCGATCAAGTTCACCGACGAGGGTGGCGTGCGGGTCGAGGTCACCAGCGAGCTGGACCACGATCCCGTGCCGGCGGGGCTCGGAGGCGGCGACTTCGTCGCCTTCCGGGTCGCGGACACCGGGATCGGGATCGACGACGAGCAGCGGCTGGTGGTGTTCGAGGCCTTCCAGCAGGGCGACGGCTCGCGCAGCCGTCGACACGGGGGCACCGGACTGGGGTTGTCGATCAGCCGCGAGTTGGCGTCGCTGCTGGGCGGGGTGATCACCCTCGAGAGCACGCCGGGCGTCGGCTCGACGTTCTCGCTCTACGTGCCGGTCACCTACACCCCGGCCCAGCGGACCGAGTCGCCCGCGAGCGAGCTGAGCGAGTCCGCGCAGCGACTCACACCGATCGCCGTGGACGATCCGCAGCCGTCCGCCCCTTCCTCCCCGCCGGAGCGGGTCGCCGCCCGGGTGCCGGAGCGTGCGTCGGTGTCCGAGCGCAAGACGACGGGCGGAGCGGTGATCGACGACCGTGACGAGCTGCGCCCCGGTGACCCGTGCCTGCTCGCCATGCTGCACGACGAGGCCGACGCCGAACGCGTGGTGCGCCTGGCACACCGGGGTGGGCACCGGGTGGTCGTCGCCCTCGACCGCACCGCCGGCTTCGCGCTGGCGACGGGGTTCCGGCCGAGCGGGATCCTGCTCGACGGTGGTTCGGCCAGCGAGTCGCTGGCCACGCTGACCTACCTCAAGCGCCGGCGCGAGACCCGCCACGTGCCGGTGTGCGTGGTCGGGGCCACCTCGGTGCAACGTCCGGTGCTGGCCGCCGGGGCGGCGTTCACCACCGGCGCCGAGCCCGACGACGCGACGCTCGAACTGGCCGTGGCCCGGGTGATGTCGCTCGGGTTGGACGCCGCACGCCGGGTGCTGGTCGTCGAGGACGACCCGACGGCCCGGCTCGCGGTCGCCGAGCTGCTGCGACGCGCCGAGGCGATCGAGGTCGTCGAGGCCGAGGACGCGGACTCGGCCCGTACCGCGCTGGACGCGGGAGACGTCGACCTGGTGGTGCTGGACCTCGGACTGGGTGAGGGGACCGGTCTGTCGTTGCTCGAGGAGCTGCGGCGCAGCGAGGAGCTCGCGGGCCTCCCGGTCGTCATCCACACCGGCAAGGAGCTGACCCGCGACGAGGAGTCGGAGCTGCGGCGGCTCGCGGAGACGATCGTGGTGAAGACGGTGGGCTCTCCGGCCCGCCTGCTCGACGAGACGCTGCTGCACCTGCACCGGGCGCCCTCGGGACTGCCCGTCGACCAGCAGCAGCAGCTCGAGGACCTGTACGCGGCCGACGAGGCGCTGCGCGACAAGCGGGTGCTGGTCGTCGACGACGACGAGCGCAACGTGTTCGCCCTCCGGCGTGCCCTGGAGAGTCAGGGCATGGTGGTCGACGCCGCCGAGCACGGTCGACAGGCCCTCGAACGTGCGGCCGGGGCAGCCCGCCCCTACGACCTGGTGCTGATGGACATCATGATGCCGGAGATGGACGGCCACGAGGCCACCCGCCGACTGCGCACCGACGAACGCTATGCCGAGGTTCCCATCATCACCCTGACGGCGAAGGCGATGCGCGAGGACCGGGCCGAGAGCCTGGCCGCCGGCGCGTCCGACTTCATCACCAAGCCGGTGGACATGGACCAGCTGCTGTCCCTGCTACGCGTGTGGCTGTACCGATGA
- a CDS encoding response regulator transcription factor, which translates to MSDKIRILIVDDDPQFRHLVRLVLRSADDFEFVGEASDGQDGVAQAESLAPDVVLLDLMMPEMDGFQALPLIRAAQPRTAVIVLTALDAEEAAEGMLLGATGFVEKRHITDRLEPLIRRCADASA; encoded by the coding sequence GTGAGTGACAAGATCCGCATCCTGATCGTGGACGACGATCCCCAGTTCCGCCACCTGGTGCGCCTGGTGCTCCGCAGCGCCGACGACTTCGAGTTCGTCGGCGAGGCCTCCGACGGACAGGACGGGGTGGCGCAGGCCGAGTCGCTCGCGCCCGACGTGGTGTTGCTCGACCTGATGATGCCCGAGATGGACGGTTTCCAGGCCCTGCCGCTGATCCGGGCCGCGCAACCGCGGACCGCCGTCATCGTGCTGACGGCGCTGGACGCCGAGGAGGCGGCGGAGGGCATGCTGCTCGGCGCCACCGGCTTCGTCGAGAAGCGGCACATCACCGACCGGCTCGAGCCACTCATCCGCCGCTGCGCCGACGCCTCCGCCTGA